In Oryza brachyantha chromosome 1, ObraRS2, whole genome shotgun sequence, the following are encoded in one genomic region:
- the LOC102716448 gene encoding uncharacterized protein LOC102716448, which yields MARTLYRPRVKSFWVLVRRLLYCRRKSYRPGYAAAAEEDGEKSRLLISSRSSLEELLASDDADGDGGIDAAVCRSASPCSKPVAAVVRPTPGLHPPVVARQDGLTGGDPDGAAVQCRRRFMFSGFRRRLLMRRPWRPVLVAIPE from the coding sequence ATGGCCCGGACGCTGTACAGGCCAAGGGTGAAGAGCTTCTGGGTTCTCGTGCGCCGCCTTCTGTACTGCCGCCGCAAGAGTTACAGGCCAGGTTAtgcggccgccgcggaggaggacggcgagaaGAGCAGGCTCCTGATCAGCAGCAGAAGCTCTTTGGAGGAGCTCCTGGCGTCGGACGACGCCGATGGTGATGGTGGCAtcgacgccgccgtctgccgGAGCGCGTCGCCGTGCTCCAAGCCTGTGGCGGCGGTGGTACGGCCAACGCCGGGTCTGCATCCTCCGGTGGTGGCTCGGCAGGACGGCTTGACAGGCGGCGACCCTGATGGCGCGGCCGTGCAGTGCCGGCGGCGGTTCATGTTCAGCGGgttccggcggcggctgctgatGAGAAGACCGTGGCGGCCGGTGCTCGTCGCCATCCCGGAGTGA